A genomic stretch from Tenrec ecaudatus isolate mTenEca1 chromosome X, mTenEca1.hap1, whole genome shotgun sequence includes:
- the LOC142433171 gene encoding large ribosomal subunit protein eL37-like, which yields MTKGTSSFGKHRNQTHTLCRRCGSKAYHLQKSTCGKCGYPAKRKRKYNWSAKAKRRNTTGTGRMRHLKIVCRRFRHGFREGTTPKPKRAAVAASSSSQGFQHLVVQYMFSY from the coding sequence ATGACGAAGGGAACGTCATCCTTCGGAAAGCATCGCAATCAGACGCACACCTTGTGCCGCCGCTGTGGCTCCAAGGCCTACCATCTCCAGAAGTCGACCTGTGGAAAGTGTGGCTACCCAGCCAAGCGCAAGAGAAAGTATAACTGGAGTGCCAAGGCTAAAAGACGAAATACTACCGGTACTGGTCGAATGAGACACCTAAAAATTGTCTGCCGCAGATTCAGACATGGATTCCGTGAAGGAACAACTCCTAAACCCAAGAGGGCAGCGGTTGCAGCGTCAAGTTCATCTCAAGGATTTCAACATTTAGTTGTGCAGTACATGTTCTCGTATTAA